A single window of Vibrio sp. HB236076 DNA harbors:
- the acnB gene encoding bifunctional aconitate hydratase 2/2-methylisocitrate dehydratase, with translation MLEAYRKHVAERASEGIVPKPLDAEQTAALVELLKNPPEGETDVILDLFENRIPPGVDEAAYVKAGFLSALVKEEVSSPLISRERAVELLGTMQGGYNIEPLIQSLDDDALAPIAVKALSKTLLMFDAFYDVEEKAKNGNEYAQSIIQSWADAEWFLNKPKLEEKLTVTVFKVSGETNTDDLSPAPDAWSRPDIPLHALAMLKNEREGITPDEPGNVGPISTIDNLKEKGFPLAYVGDVVGTGSSRKSATNSVLWFMGHDIPYVPNKRGGGVVLGGKIAPIFFNTMEDAGALPIEVDVSKLEMGDVIDIYPYAGKVCRHGTDEVLAEFKLKTEVLLDEVRAGGRIPLIIGRGLTDKARQSLGLESSDVFLKPGDVADNGKGFTLAQKMVGKACGLPGVRPGAYCEPKMTTVGSQDTTGPMTRDELKDLACLGFSADLVMQSFCHTSAYPKPVDVNTHHTLPDFIMNRGGVSLRPGDGIIHSWLNRMLLPDTVGTGGDSHTRFPLGISFPAGSGLVAFAAATGVMPLDMPESILVRFKGKMKPGITLRDLVHAIPYYAIQQGLLTVEKSGKINEFSGRILEIEGLEHLTVEQAFELSDASAERSAAGCTVKLSQASIEEYLNSNIVMLKWMISEGYGDVRTIERRIKAMQEWLDNPELMQADADAEYSHVIDIDLAEIDEPILCAPNDPDDARLLSEVQNTDIDEVFIGSCMTNIGHFRAAGKLLDKYKGQLETRLWIAPPTKMDKDQLVEEGYYGIFGKVGVRIETPGCSLCMGNQARVADKATVMSTSTRNFPNRLGAGANVFLASAELSAVGAILGRIPTPQEYLEFAEQIDATAADTYRYLNFHLMGQYKDKADTVIFQEPA, from the coding sequence GTGCTTGAAGCCTATCGTAAACACGTCGCAGAGCGTGCTTCAGAAGGAATCGTACCCAAACCCCTAGACGCGGAGCAAACCGCAGCGTTAGTTGAGCTATTAAAAAATCCACCGGAAGGTGAAACGGATGTTATTCTCGATTTATTTGAAAATCGCATTCCTCCCGGTGTCGATGAAGCTGCTTATGTCAAAGCGGGGTTCTTGTCTGCTCTGGTTAAAGAAGAGGTTTCCAGTCCTCTAATTTCGCGAGAAAGAGCGGTTGAGTTATTGGGAACCATGCAAGGTGGATACAACATTGAGCCTTTAATTCAGTCTCTTGATGATGATGCTCTAGCGCCTATCGCCGTTAAAGCACTGTCTAAAACGCTTTTGATGTTTGACGCTTTTTATGACGTGGAAGAAAAAGCCAAGAATGGCAATGAATACGCCCAATCTATTATTCAGTCATGGGCGGACGCCGAGTGGTTCTTAAATAAGCCAAAACTTGAAGAAAAACTGACGGTAACCGTTTTTAAAGTGTCGGGTGAAACCAATACCGATGACCTATCACCTGCACCAGACGCGTGGTCACGCCCCGATATCCCATTGCACGCACTCGCGATGCTAAAAAACGAACGCGAAGGCATTACCCCCGACGAGCCGGGTAATGTCGGTCCTATTTCTACGATTGACAATCTCAAAGAAAAAGGCTTTCCATTAGCTTATGTTGGCGATGTGGTTGGTACGGGGTCTTCGCGAAAATCTGCCACAAACTCTGTGCTTTGGTTCATGGGCCACGATATTCCTTATGTTCCAAACAAGCGCGGTGGTGGTGTTGTGCTCGGCGGTAAAATTGCCCCTATCTTCTTTAATACGATGGAAGATGCGGGAGCATTGCCTATTGAAGTCGATGTCAGCAAATTAGAAATGGGCGATGTGATTGATATCTACCCGTACGCTGGTAAAGTTTGTCGTCACGGTACTGATGAAGTTCTGGCTGAGTTCAAACTAAAAACCGAAGTCTTATTAGATGAAGTGCGCGCTGGTGGCCGAATTCCTCTGATTATCGGTCGTGGATTGACGGATAAAGCACGTCAATCTTTAGGACTTGAATCTTCCGATGTATTCCTAAAACCCGGTGATGTGGCTGATAACGGTAAAGGGTTTACCTTGGCTCAAAAAATGGTCGGCAAAGCCTGTGGTCTTCCTGGTGTTCGCCCTGGTGCGTACTGCGAGCCGAAAATGACCACGGTTGGGTCGCAAGATACCACTGGGCCAATGACACGTGATGAGCTCAAAGACTTGGCGTGTTTGGGTTTCTCAGCGGACTTAGTGATGCAATCTTTTTGTCATACCTCTGCTTACCCGAAACCCGTCGATGTGAATACCCACCACACGTTACCGGACTTCATTATGAACCGCGGTGGGGTGTCTTTGCGCCCGGGTGACGGAATTATTCACTCTTGGTTGAACCGCATGTTACTGCCAGACACCGTGGGCACGGGCGGGGACTCTCACACTCGTTTCCCCTTAGGGATCTCATTCCCTGCCGGCTCTGGTTTGGTGGCCTTTGCTGCGGCAACCGGTGTCATGCCTTTAGATATGCCTGAATCAATACTGGTGCGCTTTAAAGGGAAGATGAAACCGGGTATTACCCTTCGAGATTTAGTGCATGCCATTCCCTACTACGCGATTCAGCAAGGCTTATTGACGGTTGAAAAATCTGGCAAGATCAATGAGTTCTCAGGCCGAATTCTCGAAATTGAGGGTTTGGAGCACTTAACGGTTGAGCAAGCATTTGAGCTTTCTGATGCGTCAGCGGAGCGAAGTGCGGCAGGGTGTACGGTTAAGCTCTCTCAAGCGTCAATCGAAGAATACCTCAATTCAAATATCGTCATGTTGAAATGGATGATTTCTGAAGGTTATGGTGACGTTAGAACCATCGAAAGACGGATTAAGGCCATGCAAGAGTGGCTAGACAACCCTGAATTGATGCAAGCGGATGCCGATGCGGAATACTCCCATGTCATTGACATTGATCTCGCTGAAATTGATGAGCCTATTTTGTGCGCGCCAAACGATCCCGATGATGCTCGTTTGCTTTCTGAAGTGCAAAATACCGATATCGATGAAGTGTTTATCGGTTCTTGTATGACCAATATTGGCCATTTCCGTGCGGCGGGTAAACTGCTTGATAAGTACAAAGGCCAACTTGAGACTCGTCTGTGGATAGCACCACCAACTAAAATGGACAAAGATCAGTTGGTTGAAGAAGGTTACTACGGGATCTTCGGCAAAGTGGGTGTGCGTATTGAAACCCCAGGGTGTTCTTTGTGTATGGGGAACCAAGCGCGCGTGGCGGATAAAGCGACAGTCATGTCGACCTCAACACGTAACTTCCCCAACCGTTTAGGCGCTGGCGCAAATGTCTTCTTAGCCTCGGCTGAGTTGTCTGCCGTTGGGGCAATTTTAGGTCGTATCCCTACGCCACAAGAGTACTTGGAGTTTGCGGAACAAATTGATGCAACCGCGGCAGATACCTACCGCTACCTCAATTTCCACCTCATGGGCCAATACAAAGATAAAGCCGATACAGTGATCTTCCAAGAACCAGCTTAA
- the glnK gene encoding P-II family nitrogen regulator, with protein sequence MKLINAIIKPFKLDDVREALADVGVEGMTVSEVKGFGRQKGHTELYRGAEYQVDFLPKVKLEIATQSDNVDRVIEAISKAAHTGKIGDGKIFVYDLSQAVRIRTGETDSEAL encoded by the coding sequence ATGAAATTAATAAATGCGATAATAAAACCGTTTAAGCTTGACGATGTTCGCGAAGCTTTAGCGGATGTAGGTGTTGAGGGGATGACTGTCTCTGAAGTCAAAGGATTTGGACGTCAGAAAGGTCATACCGAGCTGTATCGAGGTGCAGAGTACCAAGTTGACTTTCTACCGAAAGTGAAATTGGAAATCGCAACTCAGTCAGACAATGTCGATCGAGTGATTGAGGCGATTTCAAAAGCGGCTCACACGGGTAAGATCGGTGACGGTAAGATTTTTGTCTACGATCTGAGCCAGGCTGTGCGTATTCGCACAGGTGAAACAGATTCAGAAGCATTATAA
- a CDS encoding YacL family protein, translated as MEFEFTKNTLLGTYSVRCEMEHQILARWLEDEIGAQRTMIDQVHSFLELCAKKPMQTHWLPGREIGVSGLEHEIKVMQNSLVNDDEWLEEEGMSLYQSEGISVCGLEDFRQVFLQWCDFVAQY; from the coding sequence GTGGAATTTGAATTTACCAAAAATACGTTATTGGGGACTTACTCAGTGCGCTGCGAAATGGAGCACCAGATCCTTGCTCGCTGGCTAGAGGACGAAATCGGTGCACAGCGCACAATGATTGATCAAGTTCACAGTTTTCTCGAACTCTGTGCAAAAAAACCGATGCAAACGCATTGGTTACCCGGGAGAGAGATAGGTGTAAGTGGTTTAGAGCATGAAATAAAAGTAATGCAAAATTCGTTAGTTAATGATGATGAATGGTTAGAAGAAGAGGGGATGTCACTCTATCAATCTGAAGGCATCAGCGTGTGTGGTCTCGAAGACTTTCGCCAAGTGTTTCTGCAGTGGTGTGATTTTGTTGCACAGTATTAA
- a CDS encoding patatin-like phospholipase family protein translates to MIGLRRASVSRYLYLGLTVSFCSLLSFCSWADTKASPTDELSTPRFEARPDQRPKIALVLAGGGAKGAAHIGVLKALEELAIPVDFITGTSMGAYVAGLYATGMSADEIETLVTSIDWSNGYRDRVNRSERRLREKEYEDRYQLNTDLGIGLGEIHSPVGVVLGQSMWQILRKSTGNLPLFRTFDDLAIPYRPVATDIVSLEPVVISRGYLSDAMMASMSVPGVLPPFPMDGKMLVDGGVTNNMPVDVARKMGADIVIAVDISTDYKSKDAFTDMFTVADQLSNYLVRRNTEQQAQQLDANDVYIKPHVGDMETTEFDRMPEAYEQGYRAVFSHLSNLKKLSVTKTEYQDYQDKKEAVREGLIYGHQVNIDHIAINNHTHYSDEWILKRLNLPTGQVLSQEQVEQSVQKLYALDRFQLISYHYRQSDEGNELVFDIKEKSWGPNYANFRFFLEDDFRTSSQYGIGLSTNFTDLNDSGAEFRLNLDVGTDKLIEGELFTPLFSSPYFYNASKIDYSEESRNFPQSDIENPDISDVYDYWPVDYDTLSAQSILGWQPELWQDVRIGLRYSKGDAKLSNNESAGTASFERRGIFADYRLDSLDNYALPNDGWLLNVEYLLSYDDVNAGGLSSILPEYQDNNDRVYELKSKLLHARTFGRHTFVAQFNYSFVKSEADQFPINPAQLGGFLNLSGIPRNSLFGKNKLYSSLVYRYRWFDNDFGLFKAPVYLGGSIERGGVWSDSGVGIDDAPMYNAGSVFAGIDSPIGPIVLAYGRTEQNMSSVYFIIGTSY, encoded by the coding sequence ATGATCGGGTTACGACGAGCAAGCGTGTCTAGATACCTGTATTTGGGGCTAACGGTGAGCTTTTGCTCTTTATTATCGTTTTGCTCTTGGGCAGACACTAAGGCGTCGCCTACGGATGAGCTCAGCACCCCTCGTTTTGAAGCACGCCCAGATCAGCGGCCTAAAATTGCTCTCGTATTAGCGGGTGGAGGGGCGAAAGGGGCCGCTCACATTGGCGTTCTTAAAGCATTAGAAGAATTAGCCATCCCGGTTGATTTCATTACCGGTACTAGTATGGGGGCCTATGTCGCAGGCTTATACGCAACCGGGATGAGCGCCGATGAAATCGAAACCCTGGTGACCAGCATCGATTGGAGCAATGGCTATCGCGATCGAGTGAACCGCAGTGAACGCCGCCTGCGTGAAAAAGAATACGAAGATCGTTACCAACTCAATACCGATTTGGGGATTGGACTGGGGGAAATTCATTCCCCGGTTGGGGTTGTTCTGGGCCAAAGTATGTGGCAAATCTTGCGAAAGAGCACGGGGAATTTGCCGTTATTTCGAACGTTTGATGATCTGGCGATTCCGTATCGTCCTGTCGCGACCGATATTGTCAGCCTTGAGCCAGTGGTCATTAGCCGAGGTTACCTCTCTGATGCCATGATGGCGAGTATGTCGGTACCCGGCGTACTCCCTCCATTTCCGATGGATGGCAAGATGTTGGTCGATGGCGGTGTCACCAATAATATGCCGGTGGATGTCGCTCGTAAAATGGGGGCCGACATTGTTATCGCGGTTGATATTAGTACGGACTACAAAAGTAAAGACGCTTTTACTGATATGTTTACCGTTGCCGATCAGTTGTCAAACTATCTGGTCAGGCGCAATACCGAGCAGCAAGCTCAGCAATTAGACGCAAATGATGTGTATATTAAGCCTCATGTTGGCGACATGGAAACAACGGAATTTGACCGTATGCCTGAGGCGTATGAGCAAGGGTATCGAGCCGTGTTTAGCCATCTTAGCAACTTAAAAAAGCTGTCGGTAACCAAAACAGAATACCAAGATTACCAAGACAAAAAAGAAGCGGTGCGCGAGGGACTTATCTATGGCCACCAAGTGAACATCGATCACATTGCCATCAATAACCACACTCATTACAGTGATGAGTGGATTCTCAAGCGGCTCAACCTACCAACCGGCCAAGTGCTGTCACAAGAGCAAGTTGAACAAAGCGTGCAAAAGCTTTACGCCTTAGATCGCTTTCAGTTGATCTCTTACCATTACCGTCAAAGTGATGAGGGCAATGAGCTCGTCTTTGATATCAAAGAGAAATCCTGGGGGCCAAACTACGCTAACTTCCGTTTTTTCCTTGAAGATGACTTTCGAACCAGTAGCCAATACGGTATTGGCTTGTCCACTAACTTCACCGATTTAAACGACAGTGGGGCGGAGTTTCGACTCAACTTGGATGTCGGTACCGATAAATTGATCGAAGGTGAGTTGTTCACTCCGCTGTTTTCCAGTCCGTATTTTTATAATGCGAGTAAGATTGACTATAGCGAAGAGTCGCGAAACTTTCCTCAATCCGATATTGAAAATCCCGATATCAGCGATGTTTACGATTATTGGCCAGTGGATTACGATACCTTAAGTGCCCAGTCCATATTGGGGTGGCAACCAGAGCTGTGGCAAGACGTACGCATAGGCCTTCGCTACAGCAAAGGGGATGCTAAATTATCCAACAATGAATCCGCCGGCACCGCCAGTTTTGAGCGCCGCGGTATTTTCGCTGATTATCGCCTAGACAGCTTGGATAACTACGCCTTGCCTAATGATGGCTGGTTACTCAATGTTGAATACTTATTGTCTTATGACGATGTTAACGCCGGGGGGCTATCGTCAATACTCCCTGAGTATCAAGATAACAATGATCGTGTTTACGAGTTAAAGTCAAAACTATTACACGCGAGAACCTTTGGTCGACATACCTTTGTCGCGCAATTCAATTACAGCTTTGTGAAAAGTGAAGCGGATCAGTTTCCGATTAACCCAGCTCAGTTGGGGGGCTTTTTGAATTTATCCGGTATTCCTCGCAACAGTCTTTTTGGCAAAAACAAATTGTACAGCAGTTTGGTGTATCGCTATCGCTGGTTTGATAATGATTTTGGGCTTTTTAAGGCGCCCGTTTATTTGGGCGGCTCGATAGAACGCGGCGGTGTTTGGTCCGATTCCGGAGTGGGCATTGACGATGCACCTATGTATAACGCAGGCTCGGTATTTGCCGGTATTGACTCTCCTATCGGGCCGATAGTGCTCGCGTATGGCAGAACAGAACAAAATATGAGTTCGGTGTATTTTATTATCGGAACTTCTTACTAG
- a CDS encoding Fe(3+) ABC transporter substrate-binding protein: MKPSCLLAIAALPFLNATAAYAADEVNVYSYRQPFLIQPMLDAFTQETGIKVNVKFAKAGIAEQLVREGEFSPADVLLTVDISRLAELVAKEVVQPVSNSEIQNNIPAQYRDKDNQWFALTLRARNVYSSKERVGPLAEEFTYLDLADSRFKGKVCTRSGKHPYNISLVSAMIAHHGEQETKQWLNGVKDNLARKPQGNDRAQVKAIKEGLCDVSLGNSYYLGKMLDDNEQKAWAESVYINFPNQTTSGTHVNVSGMAMAKFAPNKDNALKLMQFLSDQQAQSLYAKVNYEYPVNPSVSPSELVASWGEFKADSIALGEIAANHEKATKLLDEVKFDL, from the coding sequence ATGAAACCAAGCTGCCTACTGGCGATTGCTGCTTTACCTTTCTTAAATGCAACAGCGGCTTACGCTGCTGATGAAGTCAATGTTTACTCTTACCGACAACCTTTTCTTATTCAGCCAATGCTAGATGCTTTTACTCAAGAGACTGGCATTAAGGTGAATGTGAAATTTGCGAAAGCAGGTATTGCTGAGCAGTTGGTCCGCGAAGGCGAATTCAGTCCTGCTGATGTTTTACTGACGGTCGATATCAGTCGTTTGGCTGAATTGGTGGCAAAAGAGGTTGTTCAACCGGTATCAAACTCAGAAATACAAAATAATATTCCTGCGCAATATCGCGATAAAGACAATCAATGGTTTGCACTCACCTTACGCGCGAGAAATGTGTATTCTTCCAAAGAGAGGGTTGGGCCTCTAGCAGAAGAATTTACCTATTTAGATCTGGCGGATTCACGTTTTAAGGGCAAAGTGTGTACGCGAAGTGGTAAGCACCCTTATAATATCTCCTTGGTGTCTGCTATGATTGCCCATCACGGTGAGCAAGAAACAAAACAATGGCTTAACGGTGTGAAAGACAACTTAGCTCGCAAGCCGCAAGGAAACGATCGCGCACAAGTAAAAGCGATCAAAGAGGGTCTTTGTGATGTCTCGCTAGGCAACAGTTACTATTTGGGTAAAATGCTCGATGATAATGAGCAAAAAGCTTGGGCTGAGTCTGTGTACATCAACTTCCCTAACCAGACGACCAGTGGTACACATGTCAATGTCTCTGGGATGGCGATGGCGAAGTTTGCACCAAACAAAGACAATGCGCTTAAGTTAATGCAGTTCTTATCTGATCAACAAGCACAAAGTCTGTATGCAAAAGTGAACTATGAATATCCGGTGAACCCAAGTGTCTCACCTTCAGAGTTAGTGGCTTCATGGGGAGAGTTTAAAGCAGACTCTATTGCCCTTGGTGAGATAGCGGCCAATCATGAAAAAGCAACCAAGTTACTAGATGAAGTCAAATTTGACCTTTAA
- a CDS encoding ammonium transporter produces MELATTVTELRYALDTFYFLISGALVMWMAAGFAMLESGLVRSKNTTEILTKNFVLYAVACTMYLLVGYNIMYVDNGEGGWMPSIGALIGTQADGADHSLESDFFFQVVFVATAMSVVSGAVAERMKLWSFLVFSVVLTAFIYPMEGYWTWGGGFLSAAGFSDFAGSGIVHMAGAAAALAGVLLLGARKGKYGKNGEIHPIPGSNMPLATLGTFILWLGWFGFNGGSQLMVSDFENATAVGQIFLNTNAAAAAGAIAALIVCKSTWGKADLTMVLNGALAGLVAITADPLSPSPIASVIIGAVAGVIVVFSIIALDKVKIDDPVGAISVHGVCGFFGVMVVPMSNGDASFGAQLLGAVVIFAWVFAASLVVWAILKATMGIRVSEEEEMEGVDMNECGVGAYPEFVTNK; encoded by the coding sequence ATGGAATTAGCAACAACAGTAACAGAACTGCGTTACGCATTAGACACTTTTTATTTCCTCATTTCAGGTGCGTTAGTTATGTGGATGGCAGCAGGATTTGCCATGCTCGAATCAGGGCTTGTTCGCTCTAAAAACACCACTGAAATTTTAACCAAAAACTTCGTGTTGTACGCAGTAGCTTGTACTATGTACTTGTTGGTTGGCTACAATATTATGTATGTCGACAATGGTGAAGGCGGTTGGATGCCATCGATTGGTGCGCTTATCGGCACTCAAGCGGATGGCGCGGACCACTCACTAGAATCTGACTTCTTCTTCCAAGTTGTTTTTGTTGCAACGGCAATGTCAGTGGTATCGGGTGCAGTTGCAGAGCGTATGAAGCTTTGGTCATTCTTGGTGTTTTCTGTCGTTCTTACCGCCTTCATCTACCCAATGGAAGGGTACTGGACATGGGGTGGTGGTTTCCTTTCTGCCGCTGGCTTTAGCGACTTTGCCGGTTCTGGTATTGTTCACATGGCTGGTGCTGCTGCCGCTCTTGCTGGTGTGCTACTTCTTGGCGCTCGTAAAGGCAAATACGGCAAAAATGGTGAAATCCACCCAATCCCTGGTTCAAATATGCCACTCGCAACACTGGGTACATTTATCCTGTGGCTAGGTTGGTTTGGTTTCAACGGCGGTTCTCAGTTGATGGTCTCTGACTTTGAAAATGCGACTGCGGTTGGTCAAATCTTCCTTAACACTAACGCTGCTGCGGCAGCTGGCGCAATCGCTGCCCTTATTGTTTGTAAGAGTACTTGGGGTAAAGCCGATTTAACCATGGTTCTCAACGGCGCATTAGCCGGTCTCGTTGCCATTACCGCTGATCCTCTTTCTCCTTCTCCAATCGCTTCTGTTATCATTGGTGCAGTCGCGGGCGTGATTGTGGTATTTAGCATCATCGCACTCGATAAAGTGAAGATTGACGATCCTGTCGGTGCCATTTCTGTTCACGGTGTGTGTGGTTTCTTCGGTGTTATGGTTGTTCCTATGAGCAATGGTGACGCAAGCTTTGGCGCACAGTTACTCGGCGCAGTTGTTATCTTTGCATGGGTTTTTGCTGCCAGCTTGGTTGTTTGGGCCATTTTGAAAGCCACCATGGGCATCCGAGTTTCTGAAGAAGAAGAAATGGAAGGTGTGGATATGAATGAGTGTGGTGTAGGCGCTTACCCTGAGTTTGTGACTAACAAATAA
- the mrcB gene encoding penicillin-binding protein 1B, with amino-acid sequence MTDKKTTPKAKKKQAPTKRGKEKSSSASTNKKPVKPTGNKPSRWRVLWGFCWKASLALSAVLVVWGVYLNAVVKERFEGHLFSLPTVVYARILDLSPGEGQTIEQIRDELDILNYRKVSSPKFAGEYSMSAHKIELIRRPFAFPDGESPDRHVMLYFDQQGLQRIHSLDSSGDLGFLRLDPKMLGMLEKNSDEQRLFLRRDQFPEMMIDALLTTEDRDFYQHDGVEPLSIARALLANIRAGRTVQGGSTLTQQLAKNLFLSRDRTLWRKLQEAYIALILDHKYSKDRILQAYLNEVYLGQSGSQAIHGFGLAARYYFGQPIQELRIDQLAMLVGLVKGPSYYNPVRYPERAKKRRDLVLRLMMNENLLSSKQYNTLASRPLGLQAKPHVASRQPAYFQQVSREIKRTLGDQFKAEEGLRVFTSLDPISQDRLEQAVQYEIPQLEKRTGHDLQVAAVAVARQSGEIRAMIGGKHTQYDGYNRAISASRQIGSLAKPAVYLTALSEPEKYDLATTLQDTPLTLESDDGQRWQPQNYDRKFRGEVPLYQGLAKSLNVPTVRLGMELGIDNVSETMEKIGIDGNEIRPVPSMFLGSFSLSPFSVAQMFQTITNSGRKAPLTALRYVMDVKGNVLYRSLPRASQVVPEQAAWLTTYAMKMGVLQGTGRHLQQSFSWAALAGKTGTSNDTRDSWFVGVDGREVTTLWVGRDNNKPTQLTGASGALRVYEQYLLRRQPEMLQLPWPQNIKTMGFDHNDQGGLSLNCQRQPDIKLPVWDRGNQWQQRCEKSKTWFQRVFDW; translated from the coding sequence ATGACGGATAAAAAAACAACTCCAAAAGCGAAGAAAAAACAGGCTCCAACCAAACGAGGTAAAGAGAAGTCATCTTCTGCGAGTACGAATAAAAAGCCGGTAAAACCAACGGGTAATAAACCGAGTCGTTGGCGGGTATTGTGGGGGTTTTGTTGGAAGGCCAGTTTGGCTTTATCTGCGGTATTAGTGGTATGGGGTGTTTATCTCAATGCGGTAGTGAAAGAGCGTTTTGAAGGGCACTTGTTTAGCTTGCCAACGGTGGTGTATGCCAGGATTTTAGATTTATCACCTGGTGAAGGACAAACCATTGAGCAGATAAGAGATGAGCTCGATATTCTTAATTATCGCAAGGTATCGTCCCCAAAATTTGCTGGTGAGTATTCGATGTCAGCGCATAAAATTGAGCTGATTCGCCGGCCCTTTGCGTTTCCCGATGGGGAAAGCCCAGATCGTCACGTCATGTTGTATTTTGATCAACAAGGTCTGCAAAGGATCCATTCGTTAGATTCTTCCGGTGATCTTGGCTTTTTACGCCTCGATCCCAAAATGCTCGGCATGTTAGAAAAAAACAGCGATGAGCAGCGTTTGTTTTTGCGCCGTGATCAATTCCCAGAAATGATGATCGATGCCTTGTTAACGACCGAAGACCGCGATTTTTACCAGCACGACGGGGTTGAGCCATTATCCATTGCTCGAGCTTTACTGGCGAACATCCGCGCCGGTAGAACGGTTCAAGGTGGCAGTACCCTGACTCAGCAATTGGCGAAAAACCTATTTTTAAGTCGCGATAGAACCTTGTGGCGAAAATTGCAAGAAGCTTATATTGCATTGATTTTAGACCATAAATACAGTAAAGACCGCATTTTACAAGCCTATCTCAACGAGGTTTACTTAGGGCAAAGTGGTTCACAAGCCATCCATGGTTTTGGGCTAGCTGCCCGCTATTACTTTGGCCAACCTATCCAAGAGTTGCGAATTGATCAGTTGGCCATGTTGGTGGGGTTAGTCAAGGGCCCGTCGTACTACAATCCAGTGCGTTACCCCGAACGGGCGAAAAAGCGTCGTGATTTGGTCTTACGTTTGATGATGAATGAGAACTTGTTATCGTCAAAGCAATACAATACCTTGGCCAGTCGCCCCCTTGGTTTACAAGCCAAGCCCCATGTAGCGAGCAGGCAGCCTGCGTATTTCCAACAAGTCAGCCGAGAAATCAAGCGCACTTTAGGCGATCAATTTAAAGCGGAAGAAGGCCTGCGCGTGTTTACTTCTCTCGACCCGATTTCGCAAGATAGGCTCGAACAAGCCGTGCAATACGAAATTCCGCAACTTGAAAAACGCACTGGACACGATTTGCAAGTGGCTGCGGTGGCCGTCGCACGACAAAGTGGTGAAATCCGCGCAATGATCGGCGGTAAACACACACAATACGACGGTTATAACCGAGCGATTAGCGCCAGTCGACAAATTGGCTCTTTGGCCAAGCCAGCGGTGTATCTTACCGCGCTGTCAGAGCCGGAGAAATACGATTTAGCCACGACACTGCAAGACACGCCTTTGACGTTAGAAAGCGATGATGGGCAGCGTTGGCAACCACAAAATTACGATCGCAAGTTTCGCGGTGAGGTGCCTTTGTATCAAGGGTTAGCCAAATCTCTTAACGTGCCGACGGTTCGTCTCGGGATGGAGCTTGGCATTGATAACGTGTCTGAAACCATGGAAAAAATTGGTATTGATGGCAATGAGATAAGACCGGTACCCTCGATGTTTTTAGGCAGCTTTAGTTTAAGCCCTTTTAGTGTGGCTCAGATGTTTCAAACCATCACCAACTCCGGACGTAAAGCGCCTTTAACGGCCCTTCGTTATGTGATGGATGTAAAAGGCAATGTGTTGTATCGATCCCTGCCAAGAGCGTCACAAGTCGTGCCAGAACAAGCGGCATGGCTAACCACTTACGCAATGAAAATGGGGGTACTACAAGGCACAGGTCGCCACTTACAACAGTCTTTCTCTTGGGCCGCTCTTGCAGGAAAAACCGGCACCAGTAACGATACACGCGACAGTTGGTTTGTCGGTGTCGATGGTCGAGAAGTCACGACATTATGGGTAGGCCGAGATAACAATAAGCCGACGCAATTGACGGGTGCCAGTGGCGCACTTCGAGTTTATGAGCAATATTTATTGCGCCGGCAACCCGAAATGTTGCAATTGCCTTGGCCTCAAAATATAAAAACGATGGGGTTTGATCACAATGATCAAGGAGGCTTATCACTAAATTGCCAACGTCAACCTGATATAAAACTGCCCGTTTGGGATCGCGGTAATCAATGGCAACAACGCTGTGAGAAAAGTAAAACCTGGTTTCAACGCGTGTTTGATTGGTAA